Proteins from one uncultured Methanobrevibacter sp. genomic window:
- a CDS encoding carbohydrate kinase family protein: protein MVKNRDLLAIGHSAHDYIIRVPEFPKANFSAPITKMKTFNGGAAANVACVGAKLGLKTSLVSAVGGDFKRTEYYEHMQNLGIDTDSLIIVPGEETPTAFVLTDDNDDQISYFYWGAAKEFAQSKVPVKAIENAEAVHLATGDPEFNWKCSQEAKNQDLLVSFDPGQDLGMYDTKKLCDVIENTTILFGNHHEIERILDALEVDLAQLRQMGPKIIVKTCGAKGCEIYSNEDKIIIDAIPTEAVDPTGAGDSYRAGFLSRFLNGESLEESAKFASSVSSFIIQHQGCQTNMPTFDEAFERMSEFY from the coding sequence ATGGTTAAAAACAGAGATTTACTAGCAATTGGTCACTCTGCTCATGATTACATTATTAGAGTGCCTGAATTTCCAAAAGCTAATTTTTCAGCCCCAATCACAAAAATGAAAACATTTAATGGTGGAGCAGCCGCAAATGTAGCGTGTGTTGGAGCGAAATTAGGATTAAAAACTTCACTTGTATCAGCAGTAGGTGGAGATTTCAAAAGAACCGAATACTATGAACACATGCAAAATTTAGGTATTGACACTGATTCGTTAATTATTGTTCCTGGTGAAGAGACCCCAACAGCATTTGTCCTGACCGACGACAATGACGACCAGATAAGTTATTTCTACTGGGGTGCTGCAAAGGAATTTGCTCAAAGCAAAGTTCCTGTAAAAGCAATTGAAAATGCTGAAGCGGTTCACCTTGCAACAGGAGACCCTGAATTCAACTGGAAATGTTCACAGGAAGCGAAAAATCAAGATCTTCTCGTATCCTTTGACCCTGGTCAAGACCTTGGAATGTACGATACCAAAAAATTATGCGATGTCATCGAAAACACAACCATTCTTTTCGGTAATCATCACGAAATTGAAAGAATTCTGGACGCTCTTGAGGTGGATTTAGCACAATTAAGACAAATGGGTCCTAAAATCATTGTCAAAACCTGTGGAGCAAAAGGATGTGAAATCTATTCAAATGAAGACAAAATCATTATCGATGCCATTCCAACTGAAGCGGTTGACCCAACCGGTGCAGGAGATTCCTACAGAGCAGGATTCTTATCAAGATTTTTAAATGGAGAATCTCTTGAAGAATCTGCCAAGTTTGCATCATCTGTTTCTTCATTTATTATTCAACATCAAGGTTGTCAAACCAATATGCCAACCTTTGATGAAGCATTTGAAAGAATGAGCGAATTTTACTAA